The DNA region GGCCTTCCATGTCTACTCCTTCAGCTCCTTCCTCTTCTCCAGCCTCATCGCTTTGGGCCTCAAACAGGCCATCCGGATCTCCAAAAGCCCAACTTACCACCCGTACGAGTTCATTGCCCGCTCCCACAAGTCCTTCCTCCGGGTCGGGATGTTGGTCTCGGGTGTCGGTTCGTTTTGCGGGTGCGGGTTCCTGATGATGGCTCTGGTTAACGTGGTCCAGATCAAGCTTGGGACTTTGGCTTGTGGGACCTCATCAGCTACCTTTGCAGCCGTGGTTCCTCTTGTCATTTTGGTCCCCAT from Castanea sativa cultivar Marrone di Chiusa Pesio chromosome 6, ASM4071231v1 includes:
- the LOC142638201 gene encoding uncharacterized protein LOC142638201; amino-acid sequence: MPTGTSIHVTALDGIVNVNSLFTLAVFIGLTWNPNDPSNNLINDTTCTAGPSKAEDLVAFHVYSFSSFLFSSLIALGLKQAIRISKSPTYHPYEFIARSHKSFLRVGMLVSGVGSFCGCGFLMMALVNVVQIKLGTLACGTSSATFAAVVPLVILVPIALLIYVSIILYAFTR